A genomic stretch from Candidatus Methanomassiliicoccus intestinalis Issoire-Mx1 includes:
- a CDS encoding 30S ribosomal protein S27e, translating to MADTHTGKFIKVRCADCSNEQIVFKNPAMNVSCNVCGSTLVKSKGGAGELRGELIEVVD from the coding sequence ATGGCTGATACACATACCGGAAAATTCATTAAAGTTAGATGTGCAGACTGCAGCAATGAACAGATTGTCTTTAAGAATCCTGCTATGAATGTAAGCTGCAACGTTTGCGGTTCTACCCTTGTAAAATCAAAGGGTGGCGCTGGTGAATTGCGCGGAGAATTAATAGAGGTAGTTGATTAA